The Populus nigra chromosome 19, ddPopNigr1.1, whole genome shotgun sequence genome includes a window with the following:
- the LOC133679598 gene encoding SNF1-related protein kinase regulatory subunit beta-3-like: MSNQFSEDNEDATVAGFEVPRSPDSSYNNAYPGNEDEVRDPPSVPPHLQHSLLSYPASADSSETLPLPQNVILNHLYIENRETPRSVVALGFTHRFHSKFVTVVLYKPVQRRGSAST; the protein is encoded by the exons ATGAGCAACCAATTCAGTGAAGATAAT GAAGATGCGACTGTTGCGGGATTTGAAGTTCCTAGATCACCTGATTCAAGTTACAACAATGCATACCCAGGGAATGAAGATGAGGTACGGGACCCACCTTCAGTGCCTCCACACCTGCAACACTCGTTGCTTAGCTACCCTGCAAGTGCAGACTCTTCTGAAACGCTTCCACTGCCACAGAATGTGATTCTCAACCATCTTTACATTGAGAACCGGGAGACCCCACGTTCTGTGGTAGCACTCGGGTTCACTCATCGCTTCCATTCAAAATTTGTCACTGTTGTGCTATACAAACCTGTTCAAAGGAGGGGTAGTGCCAGCACTTAG